Proteins encoded together in one Treponema primitia ZAS-1 window:
- the dnaN gene encoding DNA polymerase III subunit beta: protein MKFTCEKSVLLKEITIAQEIISSKNAISILSNIYLEAENDSLIIKATDIKVNFETRVPVTVLEEGSTTVFGDKFLGIINSIPDGELEFDQSDTKIIIKPTLKKARFQLKSIASDKFPEFPVPSTNDLFELPVKEFKEMILQTVFAVSDDETRYFMNGVFFEKQGEKLIMVATDGRRLAYIDKAVGANIKDFAGIIVPPKILNIIMKRAGDEGLVAISITDKIIFIKFGSYQLSSVLIEGQFPNYHRVIPESQSHSFSMNRFEVLDALRRVSLLVEQKSRRVYLGVAPGVITISSEESDIGTAKEEIPCKYDGEEISIALNYRYIEEPLKVMSEDEISIHFTEPNKVITIKPVPEKDYFHILMPMQLD, encoded by the coding sequence ATGAAGTTTACCTGTGAAAAAAGTGTACTTCTCAAAGAAATTACCATAGCCCAGGAAATTATATCATCCAAGAATGCAATTTCCATTCTTTCAAATATTTACCTGGAAGCAGAAAATGATTCCCTTATTATTAAGGCTACGGATATAAAGGTTAATTTTGAAACCAGGGTTCCGGTGACGGTTTTGGAAGAGGGATCTACCACGGTATTTGGGGATAAATTTCTTGGAATTATCAATTCCATACCCGATGGGGAATTGGAATTTGATCAGAGCGATACGAAGATAATTATCAAACCAACCCTTAAAAAGGCAAGATTCCAGCTAAAAAGTATTGCATCGGATAAATTCCCCGAATTTCCCGTACCAAGTACTAATGACCTTTTTGAATTGCCGGTAAAAGAATTTAAAGAAATGATTTTACAGACCGTTTTTGCGGTTTCCGATGATGAAACCCGTTATTTTATGAACGGGGTGTTTTTTGAAAAGCAGGGCGAAAAGCTTATCATGGTGGCTACCGATGGCAGGCGGCTTGCGTATATCGATAAAGCGGTAGGGGCGAATATAAAGGATTTTGCCGGTATCATAGTGCCTCCGAAAATTCTCAATATCATTATGAAAAGGGCCGGGGATGAGGGGCTTGTGGCAATATCCATAACGGACAAAATTATTTTTATCAAATTTGGTTCCTACCAGCTCTCTTCGGTGTTGATTGAAGGGCAGTTTCCAAATTATCACCGGGTTATTCCGGAAAGTCAGAGTCATTCCTTTTCTATGAACCGGTTTGAAGTGTTGGATGCCCTTAGGCGTGTATCCCTTCTGGTAGAACAGAAGTCCCGGCGTGTATACCTTGGTGTTGCACCCGGGGTTATAACTATTTCTTCTGAAGAAAGTGATATAGGTACCGCGAAGGAAGAGATACCCTGCAAGTACGATGGAGAGGAGATTTCCATCGCCCTTAATTACCGGTACATCGAAGAACCGCTGAAGGTTATGTCCGAGGATGAAATCAGTATCCACTTTACGGAGCCGAATAAGGTAATAACCATAAAGCCGGTACCGGAAAAGGATTATTTCCATATCCTTATGCCCATGCAGCTCGATTAA
- a CDS encoding ATP-binding protein, with product MFILLQKKIRLSKNLDKLFKERIKELEQKVLASDAVFSVIPDLICIKNPEGRITLSNKSFERFLNLAHDEVEGALDTELFVKDLDNFLKYREKENEVLVSKETISIEEELYSPYYKTRRLFETIKTPVIYRGETGAVLSIARDITARRAAELDAQEASKAKSDFLSRMSHEIRTPLNAIIGMTKIARKSIENPVKAAASIDQVSAASAHLLDLINNILDISKIESGKFEVASEPFNIKEALEEIYIINDPRCKEKQIHFKVNAEDFETLNVWGDKLRIKQILINLLGNAVKFTPKEGRISLFISRKLETDSSITLEFSVSDDGIGMTPEQQNKLFNAFQQADSSIAGRFGGTGLGLAISQNLVNLMGGQISVESKVDEGTTFRFSLTLEKAETKQAEPDTDMEITELDLTGKHILLAEDVEINRIVLMELLSETHVEFTEAENGKIAVDIFSAAQSGFFDLIFMDIHMPVMDGYEATRIIRTMDRNDAAAIPIIALSANAYREDIDKALAAGMNGHTAKPIDIDAIKKLLYDFLVKAK from the coding sequence TTGTTTATTCTGTTACAAAAGAAAATTCGTCTAAGCAAAAATCTGGATAAATTGTTTAAAGAACGGATCAAAGAGCTGGAACAGAAAGTCCTGGCCTCGGATGCCGTCTTTTCGGTGATTCCCGATTTGATTTGTATTAAGAACCCTGAAGGGCGGATCACCCTTTCAAATAAAAGTTTTGAACGGTTTCTGAATTTGGCCCATGATGAGGTGGAAGGGGCGCTGGACACCGAACTATTTGTCAAGGATTTGGATAATTTTTTAAAATACCGGGAAAAAGAAAACGAGGTACTTGTTTCTAAAGAAACTATCAGCATTGAGGAGGAACTGTATTCCCCCTATTACAAAACAAGGCGCCTGTTCGAGACCATCAAGACCCCGGTAATATACCGGGGAGAAACCGGGGCGGTGCTGAGTATCGCCCGGGATATTACCGCCCGCCGGGCCGCCGAGCTGGATGCCCAGGAAGCGTCTAAGGCAAAAAGCGATTTCCTTTCCCGGATGAGCCACGAAATCCGCACTCCCCTGAACGCCATCATCGGCATGACTAAAATTGCACGGAAATCCATAGAAAATCCGGTAAAAGCTGCGGCTTCCATCGATCAGGTCAGCGCCGCTTCCGCTCACCTTTTGGATCTGATTAACAATATTCTGGATATCTCCAAGATTGAAAGCGGCAAATTTGAAGTCGCCTCCGAGCCCTTTAACATTAAGGAAGCCCTGGAAGAAATTTACATTATAAATGACCCGCGCTGCAAAGAAAAACAGATTCATTTTAAAGTTAACGCCGAAGATTTTGAGACCCTCAATGTGTGGGGAGATAAACTGCGGATTAAGCAGATCCTCATCAACCTGTTGGGCAACGCCGTAAAATTTACCCCCAAGGAGGGCCGGATTAGCCTGTTTATTTCCCGAAAGCTGGAAACCGACTCGTCCATCACCCTGGAATTTTCCGTGTCCGATGACGGCATCGGTATGACACCGGAACAGCAGAATAAGCTCTTTAACGCCTTTCAGCAGGCGGACAGCAGCATTGCCGGGCGTTTCGGCGGAACCGGCCTGGGCCTTGCTATCAGCCAGAACCTGGTGAACCTGATGGGCGGACAAATCTCCGTGGAAAGCAAGGTGGACGAGGGAACTACCTTCCGCTTTTCCCTTACCCTGGAAAAGGCGGAAACAAAGCAGGCGGAACCGGATACGGACATGGAAATCACTGAACTGGATTTGACGGGTAAACATATACTCCTTGCGGAGGATGTGGAAATAAACCGCATCGTCCTGATGGAACTTCTTTCCGAGACCCATGTGGAATTTACCGAAGCGGAAAATGGAAAAATAGCGGTAGATATTTTTTCTGCCGCCCAAAGCGGGTTTTTTGACCTTATCTTTATGGACATCCACATGCCGGTTATGGATGGATATGAAGCAACCCGGATAATTCGTACCATGGACCGGAACGATGCGGCGGCTATTCCCATTATAGCCTTATCGGCAAACGCCTACCGGGAGGATATAGACAAGGCTCTTGCCGCCGGAATGAACGGACATACGGCGAAACCTATTGATATCGACGCCATTAAAAAACTGCTTTATGACTTCTTAGTAAAAGCAAAGTGA
- the gyrA gene encoding DNA topoisomerase (ATP-hydrolyzing) subunit A: MASQDDKSPVVTGRIIPVAIEDEVKTDYLTYAMSVIVARALPDVRDGLKPVHRRLLYAMDELGLRPGSATKKSARIVGDAMGKYHPHGDASLYDAMVRMAQDFSLRYPVVHGQGNFGSMDGDPAAASRYTEAKLSRIGDEMLQDLHKETVDFGPNYDESLTEPLVLPAAVPNLLINGSSGIAVGMATNMAPHNLVEVCDAVCAYIDNPEITIEELMKYVTGPDFPTGGIIFGRRGIREAYKTGRGKILVRGRFAVETTKNGKEQIIFNEVPYTVNKKVLLERIGILVRDKVIDGISSFNDESDRDGIRVVIELKKGAILKVVLNQLFSNTQLQTTFGIINLALVNGKPLCLNLKELIHYFVEHRVDVVTRRTQYDLRKAEERAHILAGLVIALANIDEVVAIIKASRDINTAKAKLQERFSLSEVQSQAIVDMRLGRLTSLEIEKLEQELAELKVQIAYFKSLLEDSTKLRGVIKDETRSISERYGDKRRTEIVHGEVENINIEDLIKKEEMMILISNLGYVKRVPVTAYKNQGRGGKGMISAKLNEDDFLEQIFVASTHEYITFITSAGKAYWMKVHEIPEGSRTSKGAHIKSLLTVSPNEEITAIVSLKDFTDEQYLFMGTARGVVKKVKTSEFSNAKTRGIIAIRLDEGDKLVSALLTGGADEVVLISRKGQALRTHEDAVRAMGRSSRGVSGMKLDNDDELTGLLRVVADETMLLLSEYGYGKRVDFSEFSSHGRGTRGQRIYTVSDKTGELVGCVNVLDNEEIMCITSQGKSIKLKVASIRVMGRGAQGVRILSIDKPDFVVGVDRIVKEDDAEEEGTTIDADVPVPNEAETQDQEPPVEE; the protein is encoded by the coding sequence ATGGCTTCCCAAGATGATAAAAGTCCGGTGGTAACCGGGAGAATAATCCCCGTTGCGATAGAAGACGAAGTTAAAACCGACTACCTTACGTATGCCATGTCGGTTATTGTAGCCCGGGCCTTGCCTGATGTGCGGGACGGCCTTAAACCGGTACACCGCCGGCTGCTCTACGCCATGGACGAACTGGGGCTGCGACCAGGGTCTGCTACCAAAAAGAGCGCCCGTATCGTCGGGGATGCTATGGGAAAGTATCACCCCCACGGGGATGCTTCCCTCTACGACGCCATGGTCCGTATGGCCCAGGACTTTTCCCTGCGCTACCCCGTGGTCCATGGTCAGGGTAACTTCGGCTCCATGGACGGCGACCCTGCGGCAGCCTCCCGGTACACCGAGGCCAAGCTTTCCCGTATCGGCGACGAGATGCTCCAGGACCTGCACAAGGAAACCGTAGACTTTGGTCCCAACTACGATGAGTCCCTCACCGAGCCGCTGGTACTTCCCGCCGCAGTTCCGAACCTGCTGATCAACGGGTCCAGCGGTATCGCCGTCGGTATGGCCACCAACATGGCCCCCCACAACCTGGTGGAAGTCTGCGATGCGGTCTGCGCCTATATCGATAACCCGGAAATCACCATAGAAGAGCTGATGAAGTACGTCACCGGGCCGGATTTCCCTACCGGGGGTATCATCTTTGGCCGCCGGGGCATCAGGGAGGCCTACAAGACCGGCCGGGGTAAGATCCTGGTCCGGGGCCGCTTTGCCGTGGAGACCACCAAGAACGGTAAAGAGCAGATCATATTCAACGAAGTTCCTTACACGGTAAATAAAAAAGTATTGCTGGAGCGTATCGGCATCCTCGTCCGGGACAAGGTTATCGACGGGATCTCCTCATTTAATGATGAATCGGACCGGGACGGTATCCGGGTGGTGATTGAGCTCAAGAAAGGGGCGATCCTCAAGGTTGTGTTAAACCAGCTCTTTTCCAATACCCAGCTCCAGACCACCTTTGGGATCATCAACCTGGCCCTGGTTAATGGGAAGCCCCTCTGTCTCAACCTCAAGGAACTTATCCACTACTTTGTAGAACACCGGGTGGATGTGGTTACCCGCCGGACCCAGTACGATCTGCGTAAAGCGGAGGAACGGGCCCATATCCTGGCCGGCCTGGTTATCGCCCTGGCGAACATCGACGAAGTGGTGGCCATTATCAAGGCTTCCCGGGATATTAATACCGCCAAGGCCAAACTGCAGGAACGTTTTTCACTCTCCGAGGTCCAATCCCAGGCCATCGTGGATATGCGTCTTGGGCGGCTCACCAGCCTGGAAATTGAAAAGCTCGAGCAGGAACTGGCGGAACTTAAAGTCCAGATTGCCTACTTCAAATCCCTCCTGGAAGATTCAACCAAGCTCCGGGGGGTAATCAAGGACGAAACCCGGAGCATATCCGAACGCTATGGTGATAAGCGGCGTACAGAAATTGTCCACGGGGAAGTGGAGAATATCAACATTGAGGACCTGATCAAGAAAGAGGAGATGATGATCCTCATTTCCAACCTTGGGTACGTCAAACGGGTTCCCGTTACGGCGTATAAGAACCAGGGACGGGGCGGAAAGGGTATGATCAGCGCCAAGCTTAACGAAGACGACTTTTTGGAGCAGATCTTCGTCGCCTCCACCCATGAATACATCACCTTTATCACCAGCGCCGGGAAAGCCTATTGGATGAAGGTCCACGAGATCCCCGAAGGCAGCCGTACCAGTAAGGGCGCCCACATCAAGAGCCTCCTCACGGTTTCCCCCAACGAAGAGATTACCGCCATAGTATCCCTTAAGGACTTCACCGACGAGCAGTACCTGTTTATGGGTACCGCCCGGGGTGTAGTTAAAAAGGTTAAGACCAGCGAGTTCTCCAATGCCAAGACCCGGGGTATTATCGCCATCAGACTGGACGAGGGGGATAAACTGGTCAGCGCCCTCCTTACCGGCGGCGCCGACGAGGTGGTCCTCATCTCCCGGAAAGGCCAGGCCCTCCGTACCCACGAGGATGCTGTCCGGGCCATGGGTCGCTCCTCCCGGGGAGTTTCCGGTATGAAGCTGGACAACGATGACGAACTGACCGGTCTGCTCCGGGTAGTTGCGGATGAAACCATGCTCCTCCTTTCGGAATACGGTTATGGTAAGCGGGTGGACTTCAGCGAGTTCTCTTCCCATGGCAGGGGTACCCGGGGCCAGCGTATCTATACGGTCAGCGATAAAACCGGCGAACTGGTGGGTTGTGTCAATGTCCTGGATAACGAGGAAATTATGTGCATCACCAGCCAGGGTAAGTCCATCAAGCTGAAAGTGGCTTCCATCCGGGTGATGGGCCGTGGCGCCCAGGGTGTGCGGATCCTCAGCATCGACAAACCCGACTTTGTCGTCGGGGTAGACCGGATTGTTAAGGAAGACGACGCCGAAGAGGAAGGTACTACTATTGATGCCGATGTTCCGGTCCCGAACGAAGCGGAAACCCAGGACCAGGAACCGCCGGTAGAGGAATAA
- a CDS encoding GGDEF domain-containing protein → MKKRAIKIEFWFILFAVLMFSAVSLMSLRSIQQQAGNARVVNYVGIVRGATQRLVKEELRRESDDKLQKRLDTIVDELITGGPVNNLVRIPGEDFQNNMAEVRKSWNLLKEQIQIVRNGGDDQELYDQSQLYFDLANDTVFKAESYSETQVNRSRNILVGFTLFFIIILGVGLIYVIRMSAVSRIAYLDTLTGLPNRTRCEQVCLEHDRNKPVENLTVFMFDMNNLKVVNDKLGHQAGDRIIRGFGESLKTWAEEKKGFAGRYGGDEFLAVFDNTDNAQAVDYLARLDAIVAEYNQKQESKLERISFAAGFRVDNLQLTDMEMIILDADRAMYERKRRMREGMLD, encoded by the coding sequence GTGAAAAAGAGGGCGATAAAAATAGAATTTTGGTTTATCCTATTTGCGGTGCTTATGTTTTCCGCGGTAAGTCTTATGTCCCTGCGATCTATCCAACAGCAGGCGGGAAACGCCCGGGTAGTGAATTATGTCGGCATAGTCCGGGGCGCCACCCAGCGGCTGGTTAAGGAAGAACTGCGGCGTGAGAGCGATGATAAATTGCAGAAGCGACTGGATACCATTGTGGACGAGCTGATCACCGGAGGGCCGGTAAACAACCTGGTCCGTATACCCGGCGAGGATTTTCAAAACAACATGGCGGAGGTACGGAAAAGCTGGAACCTTTTAAAGGAGCAGATTCAGATCGTCCGCAACGGCGGGGATGATCAGGAATTGTACGATCAGAGCCAGCTTTATTTTGATCTTGCCAACGATACGGTTTTTAAAGCCGAAAGCTATTCCGAAACCCAGGTAAATAGATCCCGGAATATCCTTGTAGGGTTTACCCTATTTTTTATAATTATTCTGGGGGTAGGGCTTATCTATGTTATCCGTATGTCTGCGGTCAGTCGTATTGCCTATCTCGATACGCTCACCGGGCTTCCTAACCGGACCCGCTGTGAACAGGTATGCCTGGAACATGACCGGAACAAACCGGTGGAAAACCTTACGGTATTTATGTTCGACATGAACAATCTTAAGGTGGTTAACGATAAGCTGGGGCACCAGGCGGGAGACCGGATCATTAGAGGGTTTGGAGAATCCTTAAAAACCTGGGCAGAGGAAAAAAAAGGTTTCGCGGGCCGTTACGGCGGCGACGAATTTTTGGCAGTTTTTGACAATACCGATAATGCCCAGGCGGTGGATTATCTTGCGCGGTTGGACGCCATTGTCGCCGAATACAATCAAAAGCAGGAAAGCAAACTGGAACGCATCAGTTTTGCCGCCGGTTTTCGGGTGGACAATCTGCAGCTTACGGATATGGAAATGATAATCCTTGACGCAGACCGGGCCATGTACGAGCGGAAACGCCGGATGCGGGAAGGTATGCTGGACTAA
- the gyrB gene encoding DNA topoisomerase (ATP-hydrolyzing) subunit B, with protein MSSTYSAQNIQVLKGLEAVRKRPGMYIGTTGIDGLHHLVFEVVDNSIDEAMAINPETGKGFCDDILVVLEGNDVVRVEDNGRGIPVDIHPGEGVSALELVMTRLHAGGKFDKNSYKVSGGLHGVGVSVVNALSEWCEAFVHIDGKIHTQRYQIGVPDAPTHEAGTTDRRGTVVRFKADTSIFETTTYNFDALSNRLRELAFLNKGLKITIRDERLSTPKDHEFKFDGGVKSFVDYLNENKNVLYREPIFIEGSRDGVEVECAIQYNDGYNEIMFSFVNDINTREGGTHLVGFKSALTRTLNEYLKKSKHAKKLEESLSGDDVREGLTAVLSTKVPNPQFEGQTKGKLGNSEVKGIVESLVNEQLELYLDQHPDVIGNILEKSILAAKARIAARQARDATRRKNAMDSAGLPGKLADCSEKDPSLCELFIVEGDSAGGSAKMGRNRQFQAILSLFGKMLNVEKTRIEKVVTNEKLQPIIASIGAGCGVEFDIAKIRYHKIVIMADADVDGSHIRTLLLTFFYRYMTALIERGHVYLAMPPLYKVNYEKKTFYAYDDEEKDRLLAESGRDPEKVAIQRYKGLGEMNPDQLWDTTMDPAQRNIIQIHLDDAVEAERIFTTLMGEVVQPRREFIEENALLVANLDV; from the coding sequence ATGAGTTCAACATATTCGGCCCAAAATATTCAGGTGTTAAAGGGCCTTGAGGCAGTGCGGAAGCGGCCCGGCATGTATATCGGGACCACCGGCATTGACGGTCTTCATCATCTCGTGTTCGAGGTAGTAGATAATTCGATTGACGAGGCCATGGCCATAAATCCGGAAACCGGTAAGGGTTTCTGCGACGATATTTTAGTGGTCCTTGAGGGCAACGATGTGGTCCGGGTGGAGGACAATGGCCGGGGTATCCCGGTGGACATCCACCCCGGGGAAGGAGTCAGCGCCCTGGAACTGGTTATGACCCGGCTCCATGCGGGGGGCAAGTTCGACAAAAACTCCTATAAAGTTTCCGGCGGCCTCCATGGGGTCGGTGTTTCCGTGGTAAATGCCCTGTCCGAATGGTGTGAAGCCTTTGTGCACATAGACGGTAAGATCCATACCCAGCGCTATCAGATCGGTGTGCCCGATGCGCCTACCCACGAGGCGGGAACCACGGACCGGCGCGGTACGGTGGTCCGTTTCAAAGCGGACACCTCTATTTTCGAGACCACCACCTATAACTTCGACGCCCTCTCCAACCGGCTGCGGGAACTGGCCTTCCTCAACAAGGGCTTAAAGATAACCATCCGGGATGAACGCCTCTCCACCCCCAAGGACCACGAATTCAAGTTTGATGGTGGGGTTAAGAGCTTTGTGGATTACCTTAACGAAAACAAGAACGTTCTTTACCGGGAGCCGATCTTTATTGAGGGCAGCCGGGATGGGGTCGAGGTGGAATGCGCCATCCAGTATAACGATGGGTATAACGAAATCATGTTCTCCTTCGTAAACGACATCAACACCCGGGAAGGGGGAACCCATCTGGTGGGTTTTAAATCCGCCTTAACCCGAACCTTGAACGAATATCTGAAAAAATCTAAACATGCCAAAAAACTGGAAGAATCCCTTTCCGGGGACGATGTCCGGGAAGGACTTACCGCAGTACTTTCCACCAAGGTACCCAATCCCCAATTTGAGGGACAGACCAAGGGAAAATTGGGAAATTCCGAGGTTAAGGGCATTGTGGAATCCCTGGTGAACGAGCAGCTGGAGTTGTACCTGGACCAGCATCCCGATGTAATTGGGAATATTCTGGAAAAATCGATCCTTGCCGCCAAAGCCCGGATCGCCGCCCGGCAGGCCCGGGATGCGACCCGCCGGAAAAACGCCATGGACAGCGCCGGCCTTCCGGGAAAGCTGGCGGACTGTTCCGAAAAGGACCCATCCCTTTGCGAGCTTTTCATTGTAGAGGGCGATTCTGCCGGAGGCTCCGCGAAGATGGGCCGAAACCGTCAGTTCCAAGCCATACTTTCCCTGTTCGGCAAGATGCTCAACGTAGAGAAAACCCGGATCGAAAAGGTGGTGACCAACGAAAAGCTCCAGCCCATTATCGCCAGCATAGGCGCGGGCTGCGGCGTTGAATTCGATATCGCCAAAATACGGTATCATAAAATTGTCATCATGGCCGATGCCGACGTGGACGGTTCCCATATCCGTACCCTGCTGCTTACGTTCTTTTACCGCTACATGACCGCGCTTATTGAACGGGGTCATGTATACCTGGCCATGCCGCCTCTCTATAAGGTTAATTACGAGAAAAAGACTTTTTACGCCTACGACGATGAAGAGAAAGACCGGCTTCTGGCGGAATCCGGACGGGACCCGGAAAAGGTCGCCATCCAGCGCTACAAGGGCTTAGGTGAAATGAACCCCGATCAGCTCTGGGATACCACCATGGACCCCGCCCAGCGTAACATCATCCAGATCCACCTGGACGATGCCGTAGAAGCGGAACGGATTTTCACCACCCTCATGGGTGAAGTGGTGCAGCCCCGCCGGGAATTTATTGAGGAGAACGCGCTGCTGGTAGCGAATCTGGACGTTTGA
- a CDS encoding META domain-containing protein produces MKKRWFVPLLFAAAFYLGSCAGGASFNTIQGKEWKLVELRIDSPESSRDPINFDRMKLKSEGMDDIFILTFSTSAEVSGRAAPDTYTASYERGTGQSLSLKQVNITHSDRVIAPERLREAEYFTFLEKIDRWEFSQNKLELYSVSPDGKKAVLIFSVD; encoded by the coding sequence ATGAAAAAACGATGGTTCGTTCCTCTATTATTCGCTGCGGCTTTTTACCTTGGTTCCTGTGCTGGTGGAGCCTCGTTTAATACAATCCAGGGGAAGGAATGGAAACTGGTGGAATTAAGGATCGATTCTCCGGAATCTTCCCGGGATCCAATTAATTTTGATCGTATGAAGCTAAAATCCGAAGGGATGGATGATATTTTTATCCTGACCTTTAGTACGAGCGCCGAAGTAAGCGGCAGGGCGGCGCCGGATACCTATACCGCCTCTTATGAACGGGGCACAGGCCAATCCCTTTCCCTTAAGCAAGTGAATATCACCCATAGTGACCGGGTCATAGCCCCGGAGCGCCTCCGGGAAGCCGAATATTTTACCTTCCTTGAAAAGATAGACCGTTGGGAGTTCAGCCAGAACAAGCTTGAACTCTATTCCGTAAGTCCGGATGGTAAGAAAGCGGTTTTAATTTTTTCTGTCGACTAA
- the dnaA gene encoding chromosomal replication initiator protein DnaA, which yields MAAGDYDIIWKETMNQIREELGEQEFTMWFNLEYLDASENELTIGVPSTFYQDQVRQRYQLYIEGKIRDLIGKNLTINFIVNARPKEESPAMPIGGEKRTAVSSAKPVPGTETKKRHSQLREDYTFDTYIIGDNNHFAANAAQAVALNPGTTSYNPLLIYGGVGLGKTHLMQAIGNEIHKGSESKIIYITAETFTNEFIQAVRENKTASFKNKYRFVDVLLIDDIHFLQKKIETQEELFHTFNALYDANKQIVFTCDRPVTELKDFSDRLQSRVGRGLNVDLQPPKYETRFAILKKKIETHKITIPDEVIELISRNVSTNIRDLESAMNKLVAYTDIIKKPVTLEIAQEQLRDNFTSPKQSNLSIEIIQREVADYYRLSLIDLKGKKRTQSIVFPRQLAMYIARKLTDYSTIEIGQSFGGRDHATVIHSCDKIEGMIRADPKVDSEIQNIMRSIKTHGVKN from the coding sequence ATGGCTGCCGGGGATTACGATATAATCTGGAAAGAAACAATGAATCAGATCCGGGAAGAGCTGGGGGAACAGGAATTTACCATGTGGTTCAACCTGGAATACCTGGATGCCTCGGAAAATGAACTGACCATCGGAGTTCCCTCTACATTCTATCAGGATCAGGTACGGCAGCGCTATCAACTCTACATTGAGGGTAAAATACGTGACCTTATCGGTAAAAATTTAACGATTAATTTTATTGTAAATGCCCGGCCAAAGGAAGAAAGTCCCGCCATGCCAATCGGCGGAGAAAAACGTACCGCAGTCAGTTCTGCAAAGCCGGTCCCAGGTACGGAAACTAAAAAACGCCACTCCCAGCTTAGGGAAGACTATACATTTGATACCTATATAATAGGGGATAACAACCACTTTGCCGCAAATGCCGCCCAGGCTGTTGCCCTGAATCCCGGAACCACATCCTATAATCCCCTGCTTATATACGGCGGCGTAGGATTAGGAAAAACCCACCTGATGCAGGCCATTGGGAATGAAATCCATAAGGGGTCTGAGAGTAAGATCATTTATATAACCGCAGAGACCTTTACCAATGAGTTTATCCAGGCCGTTAGGGAGAATAAAACAGCGAGTTTCAAAAACAAGTATCGGTTTGTGGATGTTCTATTAATTGACGATATTCATTTTCTTCAGAAAAAAATAGAAACCCAGGAAGAACTTTTTCATACCTTCAATGCCCTGTACGATGCAAATAAACAGATAGTATTTACCTGTGACCGGCCGGTCACGGAGCTTAAAGATTTTAGTGACCGGCTCCAAAGCCGGGTAGGACGGGGTCTTAACGTGGACCTTCAGCCCCCGAAATACGAGACCCGGTTTGCCATTTTAAAGAAAAAAATAGAAACCCATAAAATCACTATTCCCGATGAGGTTATCGAGCTGATAAGCCGGAACGTTTCAACCAACATCCGGGATCTGGAATCCGCCATGAATAAGCTTGTGGCTTATACGGACATTATAAAAAAACCGGTTACCCTGGAAATTGCCCAGGAACAGCTGCGGGATAATTTTACGTCCCCAAAACAGTCCAATTTATCTATTGAAATAATTCAACGGGAAGTGGCGGATTACTACCGATTGTCCCTTATCGATCTTAAGGGTAAAAAACGAACCCAAAGCATTGTTTTCCCCCGGCAGCTTGCCATGTATATAGCCAGGAAGCTTACCGACTATTCTACCATCGAGATAGGACAGTCCTTTGGCGGTCGGGATCATGCCACGGTAATTCATTCATGCGACAAAATAGAGGGAATGATCCGGGCGGATCCTAAGGTGGATTCGGAAATACAAAATATTATGCGGTCCATAAAAACCCATGGCGTAAAGAACTAA
- a CDS encoding META domain-containing protein: protein MKDYFRISTLGLVVALVFSACATKSGVIAEKLEISSLSFDEVQGKVWVLDELVSESGKTVINRQKLELDGMGDVFTLVIDEERISGKGAPNRYFSPYTLGDDQEISISPIAGTLMMSIVEPEGLQEREYYGYLEQVNQWLLTRDKLELYSETPEGDPIILVFTSKEI from the coding sequence GTGAAAGACTATTTCAGAATCTCAACCCTGGGTTTAGTAGTAGCTTTGGTTTTTAGCGCCTGCGCCACCAAAAGCGGTGTGATAGCCGAGAAATTGGAAATAAGTTCCCTTTCCTTTGATGAAGTACAAGGAAAAGTATGGGTACTGGACGAGCTTGTAAGCGAATCCGGTAAAACCGTAATTAACCGGCAGAAATTGGAACTTGACGGAATGGGGGATGTCTTTACTCTGGTAATCGATGAAGAACGGATAAGTGGGAAAGGGGCGCCTAACCGGTACTTTTCCCCCTATACATTGGGGGATGATCAGGAGATCTCCATAAGTCCCATCGCCGGAACGCTTATGATGAGTATTGTGGAACCCGAGGGCCTTCAGGAACGGGAGTACTATGGCTATCTGGAACAGGTAAACCAATGGCTATTAACCCGGGATAAACTTGAACTGTATTCCGAAACCCCCGAAGGGGATCCGATAATCTTGGTTTTTACCTCTAAAGAAATATAA